Sequence from the Castanea sativa cultivar Marrone di Chiusa Pesio chromosome 12, ASM4071231v1 genome:
ttcttagacCGGATTTGCAGTTTAtcttgttgaattttggtttgtctaGAGGATAATGATGTTATTTTTGAAACAATTCATTTTGTTTAGACCAAAAAATTTTTGTGCCACCAATGTTTAATCGGATATAacagaaattttgttttttgatcaAAAGGATGTATCGgattttttttagattcatctgaaccaatatatatatattgccttTTACCCcttcttttctaaaattttggggcccCCTTCCACTTGGGGtccttaggcaattgcctaattAGCCTAGTGGAAGGGCCGGCCCTGGTCATTCACATGAACACTAAGTGATatttaaatgccaaaaaaaaaaaaaaaaaaataaaatagtgtatgcattatattatatttattaggAGTCTTTTTAacatataatcttttttttttcaaagtcatAATTACTTCCTAATAGAAAGGTTTTTagttgttagaaaaatatcaagtacaactatgtaaatttgtattatgtaattttctatttgttAGATAGACATAAAGTacaacttttaaaattaaatgttatctttttcttttttttgagaaagaaatgtTATCTTGGTGAAGCTATTCTATAGTTATATTCATTTTAACTAAATATTCCTTTTTTATTAATCTCTATTTAATGTAGAGTTTTTTTTAGGCCTtaattttaacatataaaaGAGATTTATTATTAGTTATATCAACAAGAAATGTATAAGTTGAAAGTTGGCAGGTGTGTGATCCTTCACCTTCATGCTTGTGATCCATGATGTATGGGATGATGACGcaccttcattttttttttttcgtgtttTGATACAGATGTAATGATTTTACAGTTTCTTGAAATAAAATACCTAGCTAATACTATTCAATTGTTTGCCACTTTGATGAGATCtcttattttataaatgtaGTCATTTGTAAATGAAAATTAAGTTCACCAGTTGCCACAAGAAATATTCAATTAATCAGCATGCAGTCAGCTAGCACTGCTTTTTGCTAGAGACGTAGTACGTGTGGCAGTTGGATCTTAGTTATTTGGTCTAGTGTGCCTGGTGACGCTTTTGTCATTCAAATTTCTAAACACCCTTATTTAATTATCACTCGTTATTGTTACATAAGCTGAATTATACACTGTCATACACAAGTCAGCGAAAATAAACACGATTCAGTTATAATTATGAAATCGTGTTTTGAAAATACGATTTTACTGTGTCACACAATATATAACTATCATTGCTCTTTCACTATATTTATATCCAAAGATAGAGCTCTTACTCTTCATCCAAACCCAACTATATTCTATTTATATGCTCAACTAAAACTTTCTTTGTTAAAGTTGTATCTAAACGATTCCTATCATAGTACACCTTGCTAAAACAAAATGGCTGCAAATGATGTTCAATGTTGTGAGCCAATGTTCTGGGTGTATCTAGTCATATGTGTGGCTCTTGTGTGTTTTGCTGGACTCATGTCAGGCCTTACCTTGGGACTCATGTCTATTAGCCTTGTTGATCTTGAGGTCCTCGCCAAGGCTGGTCAGCCCCAAGATAGGAAGAATGCAGGtcaaacatttttcacaactcCATTGGTCCTCACATATTTCCCTTAATTGATTCTTTTTCTAAAGCAATTAATAAACTCACTTTTAATACTGCTAATATCATTTCTCCTATACTTGGTTGCAGAGAAAATTTTACCAATCGTTAAGAACCATCACTTGCTCCTATGTACCCTACTCATAAGCAATTCCATAGCAATGGAGGTAGCTATATACTTGTGATATAATTCACtatttctttatctttataCCTATTAATTTGAAATGCATGTAAAACAAGGCCCTGCCCATTTTTGTCGATGGACTTCTTCCGGCTTGGGGTGCTATTTTGGTATCAGTCACCCTTGTACTAGCTTTCGGCGAGGTAATTTCTTAGAAAGGCTATCTATTTTGGAAAGTGGATTGGTTGTTATTGCTAAATTAGATCAAATACCTTCTACTTTGCAGATTATTCCTCAAGCTTTGTGTTCAAGGTATGGACTAAGTGTTGGTGCAAAACTCTCTTTCCTAGTTCGGTTGCTTGTCTTAGTCCTCCTTCCTATATCTTACCCCATTAGTAAGGTAATTTtcatctctatatatatatatataccaagaGAAAGATTCTTATTGTCTCCTTCAGTGAAAATTGACATAGATCATATGCTTGATCTagttaatataagaaaaataatgtctttaaaaggaaaaagggcATTAATTGTTTGTTAACAATATAACTCGAGGCTTCTTCATGTAGCAGCTGTTGGATTGGCTTCTTGGTGAAGGGCATTCCGCACTTCTTGGTCGGGCTGAGCTTAAAACATTGGTAGATATGCATGGATATAAGGTTAGTGTGTCTGATATTCATTCAGCTTGTATCAATTGCAAATTATGTGCAATTCATGAAGTGTTAAGGAAATTGATAATGAACAGAAAATAACATGATCACTTTGAGATGTCTTGAAAACACTTTCTTTaagatgataattttttttttttagataagtcTTTATGATGATAATTATTCTGTTTGAAAGAGTTTTTGAATTAAGGTCAATTTACCTTTAAGATACAATAAAGTCACGAATTGTATAAGGCCATTCTGAAGTTTCTTTTAAAGGGTGtttcttgaaaaattgtatatttGACTATGATTCATCCGGCCCTTAAATTTAATCTTAATTAATTAGCACCTTATACATAATAATGCATTACCTTTTAGAAATatcttctaaatttttctttttctttctctttctgttTCAGAAACATCTTttcaagataattttttaatgaaatcgTGTCTCTGACTAggatttttttaacataataatTCATAAGAAAAGGTTTATGATTTAGTACATCTTTGCAATCTTGATCACATTTGTATATGCAAAGTGCGTCACACATCATACACATACTTGCTATAGAGCCACGTCACGTGTAAATATGTTCTCccaaatattttacatgttgTTAGCATTTGCATTACTTTATAAACTTACAAAAAGCTTTATAAATTTTCAACATGGGACAAATTTCTCAAcctcaaaacaaaaacccacttccttttttttccctaacaCAATctacaaaatagatttttaacaTGAAGTTGTTCACATTCCCAACTAAGCTAAATTGGCTAAGAGCTTGTAGCTTAATTAATCTACAtcttttagtattttcaatagaGACATTTAATATTAAATCCCTCATCccctaactattgaattataaaataaataaattaatcgTATCTTTAAGAGCatggaaatttaaaaattgattgttacttaatttatttttaggcaGGGAAAGGTGGGGAATTAACGGATGATGAAACTGCCATAATTACTGGAGCTTTGGATATGACACAGAAAACTGCCAAAGATGCTATGACACCCATATCTGAAATATTTTCGCTTGACATAAATTCGAAACTTGATGAGTATGCTATGCTCCTCTCTCATATTCTTCTCCGTTTgatgattttataaaattaaatctcAATTCGATTTTATTATATACCTAGGCAAACAATAGGACTAATATTGAGCGAAGGACACAGTCGTGTACCCATCTACTCTAAAATCCCCACAAATATCATTGGATTTATTTTGGTGAGCACCAACTTTAATTTCTATATCCATATGAAATCagaatttattttgtgttcatttGCAATGACTTACTTTTTGTTAATAGGTAAAAAGTTTGATCAAGTTCCGCTCAGAAGATGAAACCCCCATTAAAGATCTTATTATCAGGAGAATTCCTAGGTTTGTAACTTTTATCATTGAATTTTGTTTCTATCTTGTGTTTGGGCTTCAAACTCCTCCAAGAAGATGAAACTCCTATTAAAGATCTTGTTATCAGGAGAATTCCTAGTTAGCAATGGCGGGGCCACATGTAGAAGCCCccaaattattttgaaatatttttaattatccaTAGTGATAtaattatctatactattatttaagggactTCCCATATttggattctttatttttttagttcaaaaatacccttatacccttatgtttaagtagagataaaacggACGATCTGGTAAAAATgtaactctaactcccactaaaatattgcctaaaaaataagactactttcctgttaattttcaaattactttatccacttataaattagattttcaaaataaaaattatatatataaaattaaataaaaacacggtttttttcctacaaaataggaccacaaaaaaaaaaacttcatctcctgttaattttcaaattactttatccacttataaattagattttcaatgtgataaaaaaatagattttcaaaataaaaattatttatataaaattaaaaaaaagtttttttttctacaaaaaaaaaaaaaaaaactcattgcACGCACTTTGCGCATGTAATGAGGCTCTTTTATTTAAGGGACTTCCCCTatttgaattcctcattttttagttcaaaaatacccctacagccttatatttaagtagaaacaaaactaaaggacaatcttgtaaaaatgcaactttaactcccactaaaatattgcctaaaaaatatgactactttcctgttaatttttaaattagattttcaaaataaaaattatatatatatatattctacaaaataggattactaacacaaaaaaaaaaagtgaaaaaataaaaactctccACAATCCCCACTTTCTCCTAAAAAAACCATCccaccttctaaaaaaaaccacGCTAcggttttctattaaaaaaacacCTATCCTAAGTTcggtaaaaaatttaaaaaaaaaactaccccacctttaaaaaaatctcacccacggtttcctattaaaaaaaaactgccacATATCacatcaaaaaaacaaaaacaaaaaaactaaacatctttcaatgttattttgtgttattttttagagctagccttttttttttgccatattAGTTGTTCTAAATCTACaatttttgtggaaaaataagtgtaaatttcaaataaaaataaatgaaaaattagaatactaatccaaaaaaaaaaaaaagagtctcatCTCATGCGCagagcgcgtgtgatgaggctagtatttATAAATAGCTTTGAGAAAATACCATTTGGGCTCCTATGTTTATATTCATGTTTGTATAAGCATGAACATATTTATAGataatataacttttttgttgagtaaaagttaaaaagataTAAACTTTTCTTTGAAGCTTatagttttgtaatatatattagatttagagtatataattataattatatatatatgtatattttatttaaaattgggCTTCAAATCATTATATGTGTTATAAATATTAATTGggtttatatttaaaaattttaccgTGCATTTTCCaaatacttaaaatatatatcaaattttatatctatCGAATCTCATTTGCCATCTAATccataaacttatattttatatatatatatttatatatatatatataattttaaaatataaaaatatatctaaaattagaTGTTTTATAAATGAGTGAGTTATATActatgtttttataattttgatattgtgtAAAGATAGCACGAAAAGACAACTTAGTGTTAcggtagatttttcaaattaactcaactaataatgaaaaattccttctcaaaaaaaaaaatctaatgaaaaattatttagtgATATAAAATTAACTAAAGTTAATATTAAGGCGTAACTTAAAGGTAACCTCCCTCTACATTAATCTTATGTGaattaaaaattcaacaaatGATATCACAATATGCTAAATctagagagaatgagagagtggaGGTAAGGAGAATTACTTGTGCTAAATGTAATACAGATGATACACTAAATGTAACATAATtgtcagttagctcaactgataaagtctctgatgcTTGTATAAGAGATACGGGGtttaatccccgcctacaccaaaaactaattgctGTCTTgttctgatgataaagaactatcatcagaAATGGACGTCATTAGTTGAAAatctctcaaaaataaaagaaaatgtaacataattatttttaaaatctagtAGTGAATTATGATTGTTGATGCCATCACTGACATAAAAAATGGCATAATTCAAACTGACAGATTgtttaacataatttaaaatttgtgacAGGATATATGATTGTTTACCTCTATATGAATTATTGAATGAATTCCAAAAGGGTCACAGTCACATAGCTGTTGTTATAAAGAGTAAGAAGGAAGTTATGGAAAACCCAGAAAAGGAAGCCAATCCTAGCATGATCAAGTTAAACATGAATTTAAATTCAAGTCAAAGacatttaattataaaaggTAAGATCAAATTGAAACTTTTGTGTATGTATTTATTAACTATGAATGTCATTTATATGTGGAATTTATGTAATGGGAACTCTATAAGAAAATAATGGGAGTTTTATCATTACTTATTTTCAGGAATCGATCAGCATAGTGACCATAAAATTCAAATGCCAACATTAGATAATGTCACGAAGCTTAGCAATAGTTTAAGCCCACATTCAAATAAATGGAAGAGAGGAgatggaaaatttttaaatgaagaTTCAGGATCTCTGCCAAATTTAGATGAAGAGGCCATTGGTATCATTACTTTGGAGGATGTTATTGAGGAGCTGCTACAGGTTCATCTTTTATATAGTCTGACAAGAAGTAAAACACTGCTGCTATTAAGTTGAGCTATCAGCTATCTAGAAATATTGTAGAATACAAATCTTAATAATGTTTTCAGCTGAGGAAATTAGTACTATATATAACCAAAAGTAAGTGCATAGGCCATGTTCTCTGCAACTATGAGTActgattgaaaattttctaaaagtttCAGGAtggtaagttttcttttccttttttccaaTACATGCATCTACCTCCTGAAAAATTGTTCCTACTGGTTAATTAAAATTGGACACAATTTACCCCTTCAGTCCAACTTAGTAGTATTAAGGAATCAATTTGATGTTTCGGTCCATTCGATCACACCTTTCATACTgttatacatatacatacatcaaTGTATATCcataacaatttcacaaaaaatcctaaatGGGAAgcttttattggttttaatttaagtATCACTGATGTCGCCTTTTctttttaccaaaaacaaaaatagagagtTAAATTTaacatctctttctctcatttatGTTCATGTGTTTATATATACTGTCTATCTGATCGCtaatatttagtttttgtttctgTAGGAGGAAATTCTGGATGAGACAGATGAATATGTGGATGATCACAAGAAGTAATGATTACTTTCATTTACTGTATTAGCATATAGCTATCATGAGTACATTTATgataaatttatcaaatatactttataaattgatgtgtcaacttttaagacaaaaaaaaaagcattatgaaatttattaagGGATAAGTTAACGGATACTCTCAGAACATAAATTATTACATTAGTATGTTAGCATTTATTGTAGAATTGATAGCATTTTCCTAACTATCATGAATCTGATGATCTTCATTAATATGCTTTCCCACTGTCTATCTCTGCAACAGAATTAACATCAACATGCTACCTTCAAAAATATCACCATTAAGATCTCCTGCAGCAGCAGCATCGGCTTCTCATTTTCAATGGCAGACTCCCGTGGCATCCCCCTTTCATTCGTATTATCATACTCCTCTATCTTCAAATATCCATAGTCCTATACTGAATTCACCAATTTCCCCATATCTTCAATTTTCTCCAtctataagaacaactctctctGCTTCCCCTGAAAAGGTCATGCCAAATTATTCACCAATATATGCAGGCGGTGCACGCTACTCACCATCCTTGCATAAGGTACGTCCAGGcatttcaatataaatttatgctTCTTATCTTCTGCAACACTGTTATCATTTCTTGTAAATATAGAAAATAGTACACAAATTGTTAGTGATCATGGCTAGACATATTTCATCTATATATGCTAGCTTTGTTTCTAATTTTATGAAGTACTTGAACATATTCCGTGAAGCGGATAAGAGAGTCCTGGTACTTGTCGTTTCATCTAgtagtgaaaaaaaatgaacattgaggcattttttttcctttttaaagaaatattttgCTTGTTTCTATACAGTGAATACTAATTTCACCTTTGGACAGGTTTCAAGGAAATTATATGAGAAGCTGAGGCAGCCTGATGGTCCATAGAGTTCCAAAAGCTTCAATGTGTTTGGTGTTTAATAAAAGATAATATCCCAAACTTGTACACGAGTGAAAATTTTCACCTTCAAAGAAGCTCTAGTGGCAATATTTGTGttatcaagagagagagaaagagagacaacaTATGCGTCCAAATATGTAGAGGGCAAGCACGCCATATCATGTTAACTAAAAATGTCTAATCATAAAGTGATGCTATACTGATCATAATTTGTTTCTCCAATGAGCTTGGAAGAAAGACTTTAAGGCTCTTTGTTTTTGGTAGCATTGTCAGTCAATTGTTGTGGTGGTAAAGCCTCTCATCATAGgctatcaaaattaaatttctacTGTTTCGTCTCTATCTAGAAAAACTTTTCCAACAAATTATGCTTCCAAAGGGGACAAATTTGTCTATCTGCTAGAGATAGAAAATACAAATAGGACTTGGAATATCTTCCAAGAAAATATCTCATGACACACAGCCAAGCCAACACCATTCACTGATTTTTGGATAAGATATCTAGCAATAAGTAGATACAAACATATTGTGTAATGGAAAATATTCATAGCATAAAGAAGCCATGAAAACCCTCTTCTTTTCATCACAAACCCCACTCTACCTTTCAAATCCTCCTCCATGGAAGCCCAAAAGCCCAACCCTCAACCCCACAACCTTGCAAAAACTAAACCATTCCACAATCACAACTCGACCATATGCCAAAGGCTTTACTGGAAATGCACCGGTCACCACAAAAGAGACTATTAAAGAGtccaaaaaaaacaataacaataatgatGAAGAAGAACTTCCAGAAGTCGTGGTTTACAGAATTATAGGGAGAATTTTGGCCTTTGTGGGGTTGCCAATGGCATTGGGTTTGGCATTGTTGAAAGTTTTTGGGTCGCTAAAGGAGCAAAACTTGTGGGATGTGCCACGATGGGTACCTTTCATGACAACATTGATAACTTTCGGGGCTTCAACTATGGGAATTGCATATGGGTCACTGTCTTCAAGTTGGGATCCAGAGAAGAAAGGATCTATTCTTGGGTTCGAACAAGCTCAAAAGAATTGGGTTGAGGTGTGGAAGGAGGACGATGAGAGCCAATAATGGTGAGCATGATGGGTCATGTCCT
This genomic interval carries:
- the LOC142619984 gene encoding DUF21 domain-containing protein At5g52790-like; translation: MAANDVQCCEPMFWVYLVICVALVCFAGLMSGLTLGLMSISLVDLEVLAKAGQPQDRKNAEKILPIVKNHHLLLCTLLISNSIAMEALPIFVDGLLPAWGAILVSVTLVLAFGEIIPQALCSRYGLSVGAKLSFLVRLLVLVLLPISYPISKLLDWLLGEGHSALLGRAELKTLVDMHGYKAGKGGELTDDETAIITGALDMTQKTAKDAMTPISEIFSLDINSKLDEQTIGLILSEGHSRVPIYSKIPTNIIGFILVKSLIKFRSEDETPIKDLIIRRIPRIYDCLPLYELLNEFQKGHSHIAVVIKSKKEVMENPEKEANPSMIKLNMNLNSSQRHLIIKGIDQHSDHKIQMPTLDNVTKLSNSLSPHSNKWKRGDGKFLNEDSGSLPNLDEEAIGIITLEDVIEELLQEEILDETDEYVDDHKKININMLPSKISPLRSPAAAASASHFQWQTPVASPFHSYYHTPLSSNIHSPILNSPISPYLQFSPSIRTTLSASPEKVMPNYSPIYAGGARYSPSLHKVSRKLYEKLRQPDGP
- the LOC142621121 gene encoding uncharacterized protein PAM68-like codes for the protein MKTLFFSSQTPLYLSNPPPWKPKSPTLNPTTLQKLNHSTITTRPYAKGFTGNAPVTTKETIKESKKNNNNNDEEELPEVVVYRIIGRILAFVGLPMALGLALLKVFGSLKEQNLWDVPRWVPFMTTLITFGASTMGIAYGSLSSSWDPEKKGSILGFEQAQKNWVEVWKEDDESQ